The DNA segment GTGGGCGGGAATACCCGGAGGCCGAGAGCGCCACGCGCACCGCCTTCCAGAAAGACCGCGACCGGGTGCTGCACACCACCGCCTTCCGCCGTCTGGAGGCCAAGACACAGGTGTTCCTGAACGCCAGCGGGGACCACTACCGCACCCGCTTGACGCACACGCTGGAGGTGCAGCAGGTGGCCCGCTCCGTGGCTCTGAACCTGGGCCTGAACGAGACCCTGGCCGAGACGGTGGCGCTGGCGCATGATCTGGGGCATCCCCCTTTCGGCCACGCCGGGGAACGCGTGTTGAACGCTTTGATGGAAGGTCATGGCGGCTTTGACCACAACTCTCAGGCCCGGCGCATCGTGTCGGTGCTGGAGCAGCCCAAAGCGGAGTATCCGGGTCTGAATCTGACGCTGGAAACGCTGGACGGCCTGAACAAACATGACCGCGCCAGACTAGGCCAGCACTTGAAACAACCCAGTCTGGAGGCCCAACTGGTGGACGCCGCCGACGCCCTGGCCTACACCGCGCACGATCTGGAGGACGGCTTGCGGAGCGGTCTGCTCTCGCACGCGGGGTTGCTGGAGCTGCCGCTATGGGCCGAACTGTCCAGCCGAACAGGTGTGACTGGCGCAGTTCTCTCGGAAGGGCAGAGGCGGACCCTGCACCGCGAGCTGCTGGGCTGGCTAATCGGGGACCTGACAGTGGCGAGCGACGCGGCCATCGCAGAGAGTGGCGTGAGCAGCGCCGCCGCCGTTCAAGCCTTGCCCGCCCGCCTAATCACCTATAGCCCCCGCCTCCGCGCCTTGCTGCGGGACACGGGCGTCTTTCTGAAGGAAAACCTGTACCGCCACTGGCGCGTGGAGATGCAGGTGGAGCAGGGCAGCCGCGTGCTGACCACGCTGTTTCACGCCCTCGTGCAGCGCCCCAGTATGTTGCCCCCGCAGTTCCGGGAGCGCACACAGTCGGAGGAACTGGCACGCGTGGTCTGCGACTATCTGGCCGGAATGACGGACCGCTACGCGCTGGACATGCACGCCAGCATCGCCCCACCTGCCCAGCACGCCCCGCATTTCTAGGCCG comes from the Deinococcus sp. AJ005 genome and includes:
- a CDS encoding deoxyguanosinetriphosphate triphosphohydrolase, whose protein sequence is MLSRADLEAREAQTLAPYATLSQWSRGREYPEAESATRTAFQKDRDRVLHTTAFRRLEAKTQVFLNASGDHYRTRLTHTLEVQQVARSVALNLGLNETLAETVALAHDLGHPPFGHAGERVLNALMEGHGGFDHNSQARRIVSVLEQPKAEYPGLNLTLETLDGLNKHDRARLGQHLKQPSLEAQLVDAADALAYTAHDLEDGLRSGLLSHAGLLELPLWAELSSRTGVTGAVLSEGQRRTLHRELLGWLIGDLTVASDAAIAESGVSSAAAVQALPARLITYSPRLRALLRDTGVFLKENLYRHWRVEMQVEQGSRVLTTLFHALVQRPSMLPPQFRERTQSEELARVVCDYLAGMTDRYALDMHASIAPPAQHAPHF